One Sulfurimonas sp. HSL-3221 genomic window, CCATATTGCCCAACCCATTGCCGAACTTGTTGCTCTCTTCCTGGACCTCGATCATCGTGTTGACCCGGTAGACATTTGGCGTAATATAGGCGAAAACGGCCGCCACAAATGCGATAACGACCGTAAACGTCATAACCGCAATTTTGCGGCGCCAGATTGTTGCGAAAAGCGCTTTCAGATCGATTTCATCTTCTTCAATAGTTGTCATGTTGTCCTGTGCCATATTACTTCCCAAGATTCTTATCAAGATAGACGATGTTGACGAACGGCTGCAGCATGGCCGCAAGGAGCTGGAACGGCGGTGCAATCTCTTTAAAGGCCATGTTGTAGCCTTTCATCGCTCTTGGCTGTACATAAACGATATCGTTGGGTTTGAGGAAAAGGCTTGTCAGACGGATCGCCGACATCTCCGTAAGGTTAACAACACGCACGTCCGGTGAACGCAGATCCCCGCGAATGATCTTAATATTGGTCCTATCGGCATAATCAGTCAGGTCATGGGAGCGGGCCAGGGCCTCGACAAGGTTCATCATCCCGTTCGTCACTGACACGACACCCGGATCTTTGACCTCACCCAGCACGAAGATACGCTGGTTCATGATCTCGACAGTCACATAGGGGTTGCGCAGGTACTTCTGATACTGCGTAATCAGGAAACTGGCCGCCTGATCCTCCGTCATCCCCGTGATCTTCTGCCGGCCGATCAGGGGAAGACGGATCGTCCCCTCCTGGGTTACCAGGAGCCCCAAAGTTTCATCCCTGCCAGCATACATAGCGGAGCTGGCTCCCCCCCGGCTACTGACCATCGAGGTCATCTGCCGCGAATCTGCCGAAGACTGGTTGTAGACCATCACCGACACCCGGTCATTGGGCGCAATAATGTTCTCGTACACCATTTCGTCGTGGTACTCCTTCGCTGAAATCGCCGTCGTTTCATCGGAAATATTTTCGTCCTGAAAAAGGCGGTACTCCTTCATCGAACAGCCGCTGAACACAAACAGCGAAAAAAGTGTCAAAATCGTAAACAGTCGCAGGGACATGGGAACTCCAGATCGTTCTTAGAATGCGAGGGGATTATAGTCTATAGATGGTAACAACAAGCTAAACAGAGGAAAACTATGGTTAACAATTGATGAAGAAAACGCCGCAGGGGCGTCTATTTTAGTGGCAGCCGCAGCCTGTGCCGCAGCTTTCGCCGCTGCTCTGCTCACTCTGCTGCGGGGCCGCAGCCGTCGAGCAGGCGGAGACACCCGGAGGAGTGTTCGGCTGGATAGCGTTATTGTCGACACCGCCCTCTTCGTTGATCTTTTCGATCTGCGCCCAGATATCCTCGGCCGCTTTCATATAACGTTTCGCCGTTTCGGATTCCGGCTTGGCGTAGGTGACCGGTTTGCCTTCGTCACCGCCGATGCGGACCGCCGGCTCGATCGGGATCTCGGCGAGGATATGCGTACCGAACTCCTTCGCGAGAGGTGCTGTGGTACCTTTGCCGAAGATGTCGTATTCGACACCCGTATCCGGCGCAATGAAACCGCTCATGTTCTCGACGATACCGCCGATGGGGATATGCAGTTTCTTGAACATGTCGAGTGAACGGCGTGAATCGTCCAGGGAGACCGTCTGCGGTGTCGTGACCGTCACACCGAGGGTGACGGGAACGCTCTGCGCCAGGGTGAGCTGCGCGTCACCCGTTCCCGGAGGCATGTCGATGACGAGACAGTCCAGTTCGGACCAGAGGATGTCGCGCAGGAACTGCTCGATCGCCTTCATGATCATCGCACCGCGCCAGATCAGTGACTGCCCCTCTTCCATCAAAGAGCCCATGGACATCATTTCGATCCCGTACGCTTTGATCGGCAGGACCTTGTTGCCTTCGATCTCCGGTTTCATATCCTCGACGCCGAGCATACGCGGGACGTTCGGGCCGTAGATGTCCGCATCGAGCAGACCGACCTTCTTGCCCTGCATCGCCAGCGCGATCGCCAGGTTGACGGAGCTGGTCGATTTACCGACGCCGCCCTTACCGGAGCTGACCATAATGAAGTTCTTCACCTGCGGCGCGATATTTTTGCCCTTTGAGGAGCTTTCGCGCGGCATCTTCGGTGCAGCGATGTTAACGGTGACATTGGCCGCGCCGGCACGTTTAAGCTCCGCCGTTGCCTCGTCAGTGATCTGCTGTGCGACTTCCGGCGCGCTGGAGGTGATGTCGACCGTGACGGCAACGTCGCTGCCGCTGACACTGATCTCTTTGACGAATCCGAAGGTCACGATATCTTTCGTAAAGCCCGGGTACGTCACGTTAGACAATGCCGATTTTACAATTTCTTCTGTCATAACTGTTTCCTTTTAAAGTTTAATGCTGTGCCGCCGCCGCTTCTCTGGCGATGGCTTCGATAGCTTCTGGGTTATCCATAATGTTCTGTGTAATCTTGTATGAACAGAACTTCGGCCCGCACATGGAGCAGAACTCCGCCTCTTTGAAGACGTCCTGCGGCAGGGTCTCGTCGTGGTACTCACGGGCCCGTTCGGAGTCGAGTGCCAGTTCGAACTGCTTTTCCCAGTCGAAGGTGTAGCGTGCATCGCTCATCTCGTCGTCGATATCGCGCGCCCCTTTGCGGCCGCGGGCGATGTCCGCCGCATGCGCCGCGATCTTGTAGGCGATGATCCCTTCGCGGACATCTTCCGCGTTCGGAAGCCCCAGGTGCTCCTTCGGTGTAACGTAACAGAGCATGGACGCTCCGTGCCAGCCGCCGACGGCCGCACCGATCGCGGAGGAGATATGGTCGTATCCCGCCGCAATGTCGGTCACAAGCGGCCCGAGAATATAGAATGGCGCCTCGTGGCAGAGCTCACGCTGCAGCTTCATGTTACGCTCGATCTGGTTGAGCGGCACATGCCCCGGTCCCTCGATCATCACCTGGACGTTTTTCTCCCAGGCACGCAGTGTCAGTTCGCCCAGGACTTTCAGTTCGCCCAGCTGGGCATCGTCGCTGGCATCCGCAAGACAGCCCGGACGCAGCGAGTCGCCCAGGGAGAGGGAGACGTCGTGGCGTGCACAGATGTCAAGGATCTCGTCGAACGCCGTGTAAAACGGGTTCTCGCGGTGGTAGTGCATCATCCATGCCGCCATCAGTGAACCGCCGCGGCTGACGATCCCCATTTTGCGCTTGGCAACCTTCGGCATCGTCTCGAGCAGGAAGCCAGCATGGATCGTGAAGTAGCTCACTCCCTGCTGCGCCTGGCGTTCGAGCACCTCGAGCATCTTCTCGATGGTAAGGTCCTCGATCTTGTTGTTGACGTCGTGCAGGATCTGGTAGATCGGCACGGTCCCGATGGGGATCTTGGAGTTGGCGATGACCGCTTTACGGATCTCGTCGAGGTCGCCGCCGGTGGAGAGGTCCATCGCCGTATCCGCTTTATAATGTTGGGAAACCTGAACCTTCTCGATCTCGCCCTGGACATCCGAGGCGATCGCCGAAGAGCCAATATTCGCATTGATCTTGCAGGTCGCAGCGATCCCAATGGCCATCGGCTCAAGGTTCGTGTGGTTGACGTTGGCCGGGATGATCAGGCGGCCGCGGGCGACCTCGGAACGTACCAGCTCCGGCGACAGATCCTCGATTTTGGCGACGTACTCCATCTCTTCGGTGATAATGCCCTGCTTGGCATAATACATCTGCGTACGGACTTGATCGTTTTTACGTTTCTCTACCCATGAGGTTCTCATAGCGAACTCCTGTAGCAATTCTTTGGCGTAATATAGTCACCGCCGATAAAAAGCCAAACGGCATATCGAACGAGCGACAATCTTTCAAAATAAATTAAGAGAAATTTACTCCGAATTGCAGCAATCTTATTTGTGGAATCATACATTATCCGGTGCGATTTTCCGCTTGCATCGCTAGGCTGAAAAGAAAAAGTATTACGATTCTACACAAGGCGCACAAAAGCTTTGGACCTGTATAATTTCGTAACATTTTTCCGTAAAGAGGATAATTTTTGTCTGATTTAACGCTTATCCTGCTTGCTGCCGGAGATTCGCGCCGTTTCCAATGCGGCGTGAAAAAACAGTGGCTCCGTATCGGCGATGAACCATTGTGGCAATTTGTTACCAATCGTTTCATCCGCAGCAAACAATTTGCAGAAGTGATCATCACCGCGCACCCCGAAGAAGCCGCCTATATGCGCCTGCACGGAAACTACCATGTGGTCAGCGGCGGCAGCGACCGGCAGAGCTCCCTCGGCAATGCATTGGCCGCAGTCAAGACGCCCTACGTCATGGTGACGGACGTCGCCCGCGGCTGCATCGATGCGGCGCTCATTGCCCGGCTGATCGCGGAGCGTGACAAAGCAGATTGCATCGTGCCGGCCCTTGGCGTACATGATACCGTCACCTTCCACGGCGAGACGATCGACCGCGGCGCACTGCTGCGTATCCAGACGCCCCAACTCTCCAAGACGGACGTGCTCAAAGCCGCCCTGGCTACCAATGAAACCTACACGGACGAAAGC contains:
- a CDS encoding polysaccharide biosynthesis/export family protein, with amino-acid sequence MSLRLFTILTLFSLFVFSGCSMKEYRLFQDENISDETTAISAKEYHDEMVYENIIAPNDRVSVMVYNQSSADSRQMTSMVSSRGGASSAMYAGRDETLGLLVTQEGTIRLPLIGRQKITGMTEDQAASFLITQYQKYLRNPYVTVEIMNQRIFVLGEVKDPGVVSVTNGMMNLVEALARSHDLTDYADRTNIKIIRGDLRSPDVRVVNLTEMSAIRLTSLFLKPNDIVYVQPRAMKGYNMAFKEIAPPFQLLAAMLQPFVNIVYLDKNLGK
- a CDS encoding Mrp/NBP35 family ATP-binding protein; amino-acid sequence: MTEEIVKSALSNVTYPGFTKDIVTFGFVKEISVSGSDVAVTVDITSSAPEVAQQITDEATAELKRAGAANVTVNIAAPKMPRESSSKGKNIAPQVKNFIMVSSGKGGVGKSTSSVNLAIALAMQGKKVGLLDADIYGPNVPRMLGVEDMKPEIEGNKVLPIKAYGIEMMSMGSLMEEGQSLIWRGAMIMKAIEQFLRDILWSELDCLVIDMPPGTGDAQLTLAQSVPVTLGVTVTTPQTVSLDDSRRSLDMFKKLHIPIGGIVENMSGFIAPDTGVEYDIFGKGTTAPLAKEFGTHILAEIPIEPAVRIGGDEGKPVTYAKPESETAKRYMKAAEDIWAQIEKINEEGGVDNNAIQPNTPPGVSACSTAAAPQQSEQSSGESCGTGCGCH
- the thiC gene encoding phosphomethylpyrimidine synthase ThiC — translated: MRTSWVEKRKNDQVRTQMYYAKQGIITEEMEYVAKIEDLSPELVRSEVARGRLIIPANVNHTNLEPMAIGIAATCKINANIGSSAIASDVQGEIEKVQVSQHYKADTAMDLSTGGDLDEIRKAVIANSKIPIGTVPIYQILHDVNNKIEDLTIEKMLEVLERQAQQGVSYFTIHAGFLLETMPKVAKRKMGIVSRGGSLMAAWMMHYHRENPFYTAFDEILDICARHDVSLSLGDSLRPGCLADASDDAQLGELKVLGELTLRAWEKNVQVMIEGPGHVPLNQIERNMKLQRELCHEAPFYILGPLVTDIAAGYDHISSAIGAAVGGWHGASMLCYVTPKEHLGLPNAEDVREGIIAYKIAAHAADIARGRKGARDIDDEMSDARYTFDWEKQFELALDSERAREYHDETLPQDVFKEAEFCSMCGPKFCSYKITQNIMDNPEAIEAIAREAAAAQH